A region of Reichenbachiella carrageenanivorans DNA encodes the following proteins:
- a CDS encoding YbjN domain-containing protein, whose translation MELNNFMKSYAEEIKGNFSEYDDQRSVIVVPLEMERQQAVVGEIDLENNLISISSKVCVAEDNIKYKDLLVENHKSTFGKFTIVNDFLKVESRSPADITSNEMLKCAIQEVAKLADKWELNITGRDIF comes from the coding sequence ATGGAATTGAACAATTTCATGAAGTCCTACGCTGAAGAGATCAAGGGAAACTTCTCTGAATACGACGATCAACGCTCAGTTATAGTAGTACCGCTCGAAATGGAGAGGCAACAAGCCGTTGTAGGCGAAATTGATCTGGAAAACAATCTCATATCCATCTCTTCTAAGGTATGTGTAGCTGAAGACAATATCAAATACAAAGATCTACTCGTAGAAAATCACAAATCCACCTTTGGCAAGTTCACCATTGTCAATGACTTTTTGAAAGTAGAATCACGCTCACCAGCTGACATCACATCTAACGAAATGTTGAAATGTGCGATCCAAGAAGTAGCCAAACTTGCCGATAAATGGGAACTCAATATCACAGGACGTGATATTTTTTAA
- a CDS encoding sigma-54-dependent transcriptional regulator, which produces MTKILIIDDEKSIRHTLREILEYEKYQIEEAENGKVGIEKLKEEDFDVVLCDVKMPEMDGIEVLENARELDHTPQFIMISAHATIDTAVDATKKGAYDFIQKPPDLNRLLLTIKNALDKSNLIQETKVLKKKVSKSQEIVGESTPIMEVKEMIEKVAGTDARVLITGDNGTGKELVANAIHKLSSRNKKPLVEVNCAAIPSELIESELFGHEKGSFTSAVKQRIGKFEQADNGTLFLDEIGDMSLSAQAKVLRALQENKITRVGGEKEIKVNVRVLAATNKNLKEEISQKRFREDLYHRLSVILVKVPSLNERAEDIPLLVDKFLNDIAADYGTSKKEIEDGALEHLKKRSWTGNIRELRNVVERLVIMSEKTITASDAKKYADSQ; this is translated from the coding sequence ATGACAAAGATTTTAATAATTGATGACGAAAAAAGCATTCGTCATACCCTCCGCGAAATACTAGAATACGAAAAGTACCAAATAGAAGAAGCTGAAAATGGTAAAGTAGGTATAGAAAAACTAAAAGAAGAAGATTTTGATGTCGTATTGTGTGATGTAAAAATGCCCGAAATGGACGGCATAGAAGTGCTCGAAAACGCGCGAGAATTAGATCATACGCCACAATTCATTATGATATCGGCTCACGCTACTATAGATACAGCTGTAGACGCCACAAAAAAAGGCGCATATGACTTTATCCAAAAACCACCCGACCTCAATCGCCTCCTCCTAACCATCAAAAACGCACTAGACAAATCTAACTTGATTCAGGAAACTAAAGTACTGAAGAAAAAAGTATCCAAGTCTCAGGAAATCGTCGGTGAATCTACCCCAATCATGGAGGTAAAAGAAATGATTGAAAAAGTAGCTGGTACAGATGCACGAGTCTTAATCACAGGAGACAATGGTACAGGCAAAGAACTAGTAGCTAACGCAATCCATAAGCTAAGCAGCAGAAACAAAAAGCCTTTAGTAGAGGTAAACTGTGCAGCTATACCATCAGAGCTCATCGAAAGCGAATTGTTTGGCCATGAAAAAGGATCGTTTACTTCAGCTGTAAAACAGCGTATTGGAAAATTCGAGCAAGCAGATAATGGCACTTTATTTTTAGACGAAATAGGAGACATGAGTCTATCGGCTCAAGCCAAAGTATTACGCGCATTACAAGAAAATAAAATCACTCGCGTGGGTGGCGAAAAAGAGATCAAGGTCAACGTGAGGGTACTAGCAGCCACCAATAAAAATCTAAAAGAAGAAATTAGCCAAAAGCGCTTCAGAGAAGATCTATATCATAGACTCAGCGTCATACTGGTCAAGGTTCCTTCTCTCAATGAAAGAGCAGAAGACATCCCCCTCTTGGTGGATAAATTCCTGAACGACATTGCTGCAGACTATGGCACTAGCAAGAAGGAAATAGAAGACGGTGCACTTGAACATCTCAAAAAGAGAAGCTGGACAGGCAACATTCGAGAACTTCGAAATGTAGTAGAACGACTAGTCATCATGTCTGAAAAAACCATCACAGCTAGTGATGCAAAAAAATATGCGGATTCACAATAA
- a CDS encoding acyl-CoA synthetase family protein: protein MKELTQIPFLPVDFFKHHEVKTGHWIPQEVYMSSGTTTSIRSRHYIEDAEFYLNNTKEIFEKLYQPLHEQLFFALLPSYQEQGNSSLVKMVDYFISQSQSDKVGGFYLDRTAQLITDLSEQLQTSSRSIVLFGVGYALLDMVEHVKRAGVRLDGLTIIETGGMKGRRKDMVKSEFYALLKEGMGDVKIQSEYGMTELLSQAYSFNEVSYCLPKQMKVLIRDPEDPFSYLASGRTGGVNIIDLANVHSCAFIETSDLGRLTSEGEFEVLGRLDNSEIRGCNLMVL, encoded by the coding sequence GTGAAAGAGCTAACTCAAATACCCTTTTTACCTGTCGATTTCTTCAAACACCATGAAGTAAAAACAGGTCATTGGATCCCTCAGGAAGTATATATGAGTAGTGGCACTACTACAAGTATAAGGAGTCGGCACTATATCGAAGACGCTGAATTTTATCTGAATAATACGAAAGAGATTTTTGAAAAGCTGTATCAACCACTCCATGAACAGTTGTTTTTTGCGTTGTTGCCGTCTTATCAAGAGCAGGGTAATTCTTCTTTGGTGAAAATGGTAGATTATTTCATTTCACAGAGTCAGTCAGATAAAGTGGGCGGCTTTTATTTGGATCGGACAGCGCAGTTGATTACTGATCTTTCGGAGCAGTTGCAGACCAGCAGCCGGTCTATTGTGCTATTTGGTGTAGGGTATGCGCTTTTGGATATGGTGGAGCATGTAAAACGTGCAGGTGTGCGATTAGATGGTCTTACTATTATTGAAACTGGAGGAATGAAAGGGAGGAGAAAGGATATGGTGAAAAGTGAATTTTATGCCCTTTTAAAGGAAGGTATGGGAGATGTAAAAATTCAATCAGAGTATGGGATGACAGAATTGCTCTCGCAAGCGTATTCTTTTAATGAAGTCTCGTATTGCTTGCCAAAGCAAATGAAAGTATTGATTAGAGACCCTGAAGATCCATTTAGTTATTTGGCATCAGGAAGAACAGGAGGTGTCAATATCATTGATTTAGCCAATGTGCATTCTTGTGCTTTTATAGAAACGAGTGACTTAGGGAGATTGACAAGTGAGGGTGAGTTTGAAGTGCTGGGAAGATTGGATAATTCGGAGATCAGAGGATGTAATTTGATGGTGCTCTAA
- a CDS encoding alpha-ketoacid dehydrogenase subunit alpha/beta, translated as MVKVSEKSTSTMSSKKEILNDYKIAIESREDSYIGRKEVFMGKAKFGIFGDGKELPQIAMAKVFRNGDFRSGYYRDQTFMMAIGELTSQQFFAQLYAHTSVADEPASAGRMMNGHFGTRSIDENGDWKDLTKMKNSSSDISCTAGQMPRLLGLAYASKLYRNNPALKKYKQFSANGNEVAFGTIGNASTSEGHFLEAMNAAGVLQVPLVMAIWDDEYGISVPNEFHTTKGSISKALSGLQRTAEENGFEIMTTRGWDYVDLCKTFEKAEKIARNEHVPVLVHVLEVTQPLGHSTSGSHERYKSKERLDWEAKFDCIKKMREWILDEKLATSKELDAIEDEAKQLAKTARMEAWRAYTAAIDTDLASLIGMVETVAERSAEKSKLLSIAKNLKEGLNINKLEMTRGAKKALRLTRQEPSRSRDLLIHWLKKNEEKRYDEYSSHLYSESKYSALAIGTEAARYSDQSKMVDGREVLQACFDEALHRNPLVFAFGEDVGKIGDVNQGFAGLQEKYGEWRVTDTGIRETTIMGQGIGAALRGLRPIAEIQYLDYLLYAVQTLSDDLASLHYRTKGGQKAPLIIRSRGHRLEGVWHSGSPMGMIINALRGIYVLVPRNMTQAAGMYNTLLESDDTALMIECLNGYRLKERMPDNVGEFKVPLGIPEVIREGADVTIVTYGSMCRIVMDAASELANYGIQVEIVDVQTLLPFDRHQNIISSIKKTNRLIVADEDVPGGASAYILEKLVVEQECFRYLDSQPMTISAKEHRPAYGSDGDYYSKPSVETVFDKVYEMMSEVDPESYPEIY; from the coding sequence ATGGTGAAAGTTTCAGAAAAATCTACCAGTACCATGTCCTCTAAAAAGGAAATTTTAAATGATTATAAAATAGCGATAGAAAGTAGGGAGGATAGTTACATTGGTCGCAAGGAGGTTTTTATGGGGAAAGCCAAATTTGGCATTTTTGGTGATGGAAAAGAATTGCCTCAAATAGCTATGGCTAAGGTTTTTCGTAACGGTGATTTCCGTTCGGGATATTACCGTGATCAGACTTTTATGATGGCGATCGGGGAGCTCACTTCTCAGCAATTTTTTGCTCAGCTATATGCGCACACTTCTGTAGCGGACGAACCTGCTTCTGCAGGAAGGATGATGAATGGACATTTTGGTACTCGGTCGATAGATGAGAATGGCGATTGGAAAGACCTGACTAAGATGAAGAATTCTAGTTCAGATATTTCTTGCACTGCAGGGCAGATGCCTAGATTATTAGGTTTGGCGTATGCGTCTAAGTTGTACAGAAATAATCCCGCTTTAAAAAAGTACAAGCAATTTTCTGCTAATGGAAATGAAGTGGCATTTGGAACGATAGGTAATGCTTCAACCTCAGAAGGACATTTTTTAGAGGCGATGAATGCAGCAGGCGTGCTGCAGGTTCCTTTGGTCATGGCTATTTGGGACGACGAATACGGTATCTCAGTACCTAATGAATTTCATACGACTAAAGGCAGTATTTCTAAAGCATTGTCGGGTCTTCAGCGTACCGCTGAAGAAAATGGCTTTGAGATTATGACTACTCGAGGATGGGATTATGTGGATCTGTGTAAGACTTTCGAGAAAGCAGAGAAAATAGCTAGAAATGAACATGTGCCCGTGTTGGTTCATGTATTAGAGGTGACCCAACCTTTAGGACATTCTACTTCAGGTTCGCATGAAAGATATAAGTCTAAGGAGCGATTAGACTGGGAGGCCAAGTTTGATTGTATCAAGAAAATGCGAGAGTGGATTTTGGATGAAAAACTAGCCACGTCTAAGGAGTTAGATGCTATCGAAGATGAAGCAAAGCAATTGGCTAAAACAGCTAGAATGGAGGCGTGGCGAGCATATACTGCTGCTATAGATACGGATTTGGCTTCACTGATTGGGATGGTCGAGACTGTGGCAGAGCGTAGTGCAGAAAAATCTAAGTTGCTTTCTATTGCAAAGAATTTGAAAGAAGGTCTGAATATCAACAAGTTGGAAATGACCAGAGGTGCTAAAAAAGCACTAAGGTTGACAAGACAAGAGCCTTCAAGAAGCCGTGATTTACTTATTCATTGGCTCAAAAAGAACGAAGAAAAAAGATATGATGAATATTCATCACATTTATATAGTGAGTCGAAGTATTCTGCATTGGCGATTGGAACAGAGGCTGCCAGATACTCAGATCAGTCCAAAATGGTAGATGGGCGTGAAGTTTTACAGGCCTGTTTTGACGAGGCATTGCATAGAAATCCGTTGGTTTTTGCTTTTGGTGAAGATGTTGGGAAAATTGGTGATGTCAACCAAGGATTTGCTGGCTTGCAGGAGAAATATGGTGAGTGGAGAGTGACAGATACAGGGATTCGAGAGACTACTATTATGGGGCAGGGGATTGGAGCAGCACTTAGAGGCCTACGCCCGATAGCAGAAATTCAATATTTGGATTACTTGTTGTATGCTGTGCAGACCTTGTCTGACGATTTAGCGTCTTTGCATTACCGGACGAAAGGAGGACAAAAGGCGCCTTTGATTATAAGATCTAGAGGTCACCGTTTAGAAGGAGTATGGCATTCTGGTTCGCCTATGGGTATGATTATCAATGCGCTGCGTGGAATATATGTGCTGGTGCCAAGGAACATGACGCAAGCAGCAGGGATGTATAATACTTTGCTGGAATCTGACGATACCGCTTTGATGATAGAGTGCTTAAATGGATATCGCTTGAAAGAAAGAATGCCTGACAATGTGGGGGAGTTTAAAGTTCCTCTAGGTATTCCAGAAGTCATTAGAGAAGGTGCGGATGTGACAATAGTGACTTATGGCTCTATGTGTAGAATAGTGATGGACGCTGCTAGTGAATTGGCTAATTATGGCATACAGGTGGAGATTGTAGATGTGCAAACGTTATTGCCTTTTGATAGACATCAAAACATTATTTCTTCCATCAAGAAGACCAATCGTTTGATTGTAGCTGACGAAGATGTGCCAGGAGGGGCATCGGCTTATATTTTAGAAAAACTCGTGGTAGAGCAGGAATGTTTCAGATATTTAGATAGCCAACCGATGACTATATCAGCCAAGGAACACCGCCCAGCCTATGGGTCAGATGGAGACTATTACTCAAAGCCTAGTGTAGAGACGGTCTTTGATAAGGTATATGAAATGATGAGCGAAGTCGACCCCGAAAGCTACCCAGAGATTTACTAA
- the ald gene encoding alanine dehydrogenase, producing MIIGVPKEIKNNENRVALTPSGVKELKKHGHQVFVQMTAGDGSGFADEEYANVGAELLPTIEEVYSKAEMIVKVKEPIEAEYKLIKKDQLVFTYFHFASHEPLTRAMIDSKSVCLAYETVEKADRSLPLLVPMSEVAGRMSIQQGAKYLEKPLKGRGILLGGVPGVRPAKVMILGGGIVGTEAAKMAAGMGADVTILDLSLPRLRYLDDVMPANVKTLMSSEYNIREMITDHDLIIGAVLIPGAKAPKLITRDMLKDMRPGTVLVDVAVDQGGCFETTKPTTHQDPIYIIDDVVHYSVANMPGAVPYTSTLALTNATLPYAIQLANKGWEKACKESNELKLGLNIIKGDVVYKAVSDAFNLPYTPLEKYI from the coding sequence ATGATTATCGGAGTACCCAAAGAGATTAAAAACAACGAAAACCGTGTGGCATTGACCCCTTCTGGAGTGAAGGAACTCAAAAAACACGGACATCAAGTATTTGTGCAAATGACAGCCGGTGATGGCAGTGGATTTGCAGACGAGGAATACGCCAATGTAGGTGCAGAACTTTTGCCTACCATCGAGGAAGTTTACAGCAAGGCCGAAATGATCGTAAAGGTCAAAGAACCCATAGAGGCAGAATACAAGTTGATCAAAAAAGATCAATTGGTTTTCACTTATTTTCATTTTGCTTCACACGAGCCCCTAACCAGAGCCATGATAGATAGCAAATCAGTTTGTCTAGCTTACGAAACAGTAGAGAAGGCCGACAGGTCTCTTCCACTCCTAGTACCTATGTCGGAAGTAGCTGGTCGAATGTCGATCCAGCAAGGTGCCAAATACCTAGAGAAACCACTCAAAGGCAGGGGCATACTACTTGGCGGCGTACCAGGTGTACGCCCTGCCAAAGTCATGATCCTTGGAGGAGGTATCGTAGGAACAGAAGCTGCTAAAATGGCTGCTGGCATGGGCGCGGACGTCACAATCTTAGACTTAAGCCTTCCAAGACTTAGGTATCTTGACGATGTGATGCCTGCTAATGTAAAGACTTTGATGTCTAGCGAATATAACATTAGAGAGATGATCACCGATCATGATTTAATTATTGGTGCCGTATTGATCCCAGGAGCCAAAGCCCCCAAATTAATCACAAGAGACATGCTAAAAGACATGAGACCTGGGACAGTATTAGTAGATGTAGCCGTAGACCAAGGTGGTTGCTTTGAGACGACAAAACCTACAACGCATCAAGACCCTATCTACATCATAGACGACGTGGTACACTACAGCGTCGCCAATATGCCAGGCGCTGTCCCATACACTTCTACTCTAGCGCTTACCAATGCTACTTTGCCATATGCCATACAGTTGGCAAACAAAGGTTGGGAAAAAGCATGCAAAGAAAGCAATGAACTGAAACTAGGGTTGAATATAATTAAAGGAGATGTGGTGTACAAAGCCGTATCAGACGCCTTCAATCTCCCATATACTCCATTAGAGAAGTATATTTAG
- a CDS encoding type I restriction enzyme HsdR N-terminal domain-containing protein, whose amino-acid sequence MNMEELNLPKFQFRVKETEKGRAIWDEFRKKYVLLTPEEWVRQHFLKFLNVHLGYPKSLLRTEFEIKYNKLKKRPDIVAYDNLGQPLMVVECKAPEVKISNDTFQQAAIYNQTLKARYLVITNGLDHFCCEQELKTGTFQFVEKIPVYQN is encoded by the coding sequence ATGAATATGGAAGAATTGAATCTTCCCAAGTTTCAATTCAGAGTAAAAGAGACAGAAAAAGGGAGAGCTATTTGGGATGAATTTAGAAAAAAGTATGTGCTGCTTACTCCTGAAGAGTGGGTGCGTCAGCATTTCTTAAAATTCTTAAATGTTCATCTAGGGTATCCTAAATCACTGCTTAGGACAGAATTTGAAATCAAATACAATAAATTGAAAAAACGACCTGATATAGTGGCATATGACAATTTGGGGCAACCATTGATGGTGGTGGAATGTAAAGCACCAGAAGTGAAAATATCTAATGACACTTTTCAGCAGGCGGCTATTTATAATCAAACTTTGAAGGCTCGGTACTTAGTGATTACTAATGGGTTAGATCATTTTTGTTGTGAGCAGGAATTAAAAACCGGAACCTTCCAATTCGTAGAGAAGATTCCGGTTTATCAAAACTAA